A single window of Hyla sarda isolate aHylSar1 chromosome 2, aHylSar1.hap1, whole genome shotgun sequence DNA harbors:
- the ASB11 gene encoding ankyrin repeat and SOCS box protein 11: MESSSILLAFSNIYVAIFALFCFKLLIKILLALLTHFYIVRGNRKEAARIAEEIYGITQGSWADRSPLHDAAFHGRLLTVKTLIAQGFNVNILTIDRITPLHEACLGGHVSCAKVLLENRARINIVTVDGITPLYNACSSGSVACVSMLLDHGANPELETQLAFPLHEAVVRGHRECAEMLIAYGADIEKELQNRGTPLYVACARQKTDCVRRLLELGADVNHGKQRDTPLHAAARGTSEDIVKLLIDYGANVMYKNMEGKYPIELSVPRSPVERTLLVAEGPASLAQLCRLSIRKALGSSCLQVVPRLQLPNPLIHFLLYR, from the exons ATGGAGAGCAGTTCTATCCTTCTGGCCTTCAGTAATATTTACGTGGCCATATTTGCCCTCTTCTGCTTTAAACTTTTAATCAAAATATTGCTGGCTCTGCTCACCCATTTTTATATCGTCAGAGGGAACCGAAAAGAAGCTGCCCGTATAGCCGAGGAGATTTATGGGATTACACAAG GTTCCTGGGCAGACCGATCTCCTCTTCATGATGCTGCATTTCATGGAAGACTTCTGACTGTGAAAACACTGATCGCTCAG GGGTTTAATGTGAACATTTTGACAATAGACAGGATCACTCCTCTTCATGAAGCATGTCTAGGAGGTCATGTGTCTTGTGCAAAAGTTTTACTGGAGAACAGGGCTCGT ATAAACATTGTGACGGTTGATGGAATCACTCCGCTGTATAATGCCTGTAGCAGTGGAAGTGTTGCTTGTGTTAGCATGTTATTGGACCATGGTGCCAACCCAGAGCTGGAGACTCAACTTGCCTTTCCCCTTCATGAAGCAGTTGTAAGAG GTCACAGGGAATGTGCAGAGATGTTAATAGCATATGGGGCAGACATTGAGAAAGAACTTCAAAACAGAGGCACCCCTCTATATGTAGCCTGTGCACGCCAGAAAACAGACTGTGTCAGGAGGCTCCTTGAATTAG GTGCAGATGTAAACCATGGTAAACAGCGGGACACACCATTGCATGCCGCAGCAAGAGGGACAAGTGAGGACATTGTCAAGCTACTTATTGATTATGGGGCCAATGTCATGTATAAAAACATGGAGGGGAAATACCCCATTGAACTATCTGTACCCAGGAGTCCAGTAGAGCGAACCCTTCTGGTTGCAGAAG GTCCAGCTTCCTTGGCTCAGTTATGTCGTCTAAGTATTCGAAAAGCATTGGGATCGTCATGTCTTCAAGTAGTTCCCCGACTTCAGTTACCTAATCCactaatacattttttgttataTCGATAG